The DNA region AGAATACAAAGCTATGGGATATGCCTGATAATTGGGAATCCAAAATATATTGAGGGGTTTGAGTGATGggtcaaatctaataagatagaatttcattaaaaaatcagTTGACTACAGGATGAGGGAAGCTTGGTTAGACAACATGAGAATGGAACAGCACAGAAGTTAGGgagtgtggcacagtggacaaagcaTTGGCATTTGAGAGAAGATTTGAAACTTTGTCTCCTGTTTCtgaccctcactagctgtgtgagaaGGGGCAAACTCCTCAGCCTCTCAAAACGGcactttccttatatgtaaacctcccagtgttgttatgggaaaaatattttgtaagacCTAAAGTGTGGAAACTGAGTTATCATTATGGCAGtcaaaaaagctattataatcaCAAGTGACATCATAAATGTCCAGAATCCAGGATGAAGGGAAGTGACCGTTCTGCTCTTTAGTCCATGTTTGGAGTCTTGTGTTCGGGTCTAGTACCACATTTTAATAAGGGCATTGCCAGCTGGAGAGGTTCATACAGAGGATGAGGACTTGAAAGCACACCATATGAGGATTGGCTGAAGGAGCTGGTAATATTTAGCCCTGAAAAAGAGGGCATGTAGGCAAGACACGTATCTTCAAGAATTTAAAGATGATTGAAGtcctcttttcacttctttggtagattttccttttgttctgtttcttatttcacaacatgactaatatggaaataatgttTTTACATGATCGCAtcttagggaggagagagggagggagaaaaatttggaactcaaaatcttataaaaatgaatgttaaaaagtacCTTTACATAAAatagtgttttaaaaaatttaaaggaaagccagattagacttgttttgctttactCTAGAAAGTGGAACTGGGACCAGTGGGTAGACGTTGCATAGTCAGAATTTCAGATGGATAAATGAAAAAGTGTCCTAACAACTCTAAAAATGGAAGGAGCTTCTTTGAAAGACAGTGAATCCCCCATTTCTGTTTATGTCCATTCGGAGTCTGTATGGCCACTTGTAGGGGATGCTGCAGAGTAGATTTCTGATTCAGGTATGACTTGGGCTAGGTACCCTCGGAagttttttccagctctgaaattctgtgatcacATAGCTAAGTGTAATGTGGACTGGGGCCTTTTAACATCTCATAAGGGCATACCCACCCAGTCCGTTCCATCTACAGCCTCATTCATCTAAGAACGGGTAAGACTAAATCAAAGAGACCGCAGCAGGAGGTCTTTGCTGCCACCACTATTACCTCCCCACTTGGAGGCTTTCAGCAGTCCTTCCCTCACTCAccactgggagagagagaggagaaggctcCTTTGACTAATTACTGCGCTTCTGTTGTGCACTCaattctggctcagcagccaGAAGCTTTTTCTTCATAACTGGTAAGTGGTCAGGAAACACTCTAAAATCCACATGGGCTTGTATCAGGCAGAGCCTGCTACACATGCTCATACGAACTGAGCAGCATTGACCAGTCCCCTATTACGCTAAGGACTGCCTGTCACCTGAGAGCAGCACATGTCAGTTGCAGAAAAAGCATggcagaagggaaaagaaatggttTATGTTTACAGCTTCAACATGTAAAGTTATAAATATCACACTCATTAACCAGCTTCAACTTTATAAACAATTCTGCTCCTTTTACTAAATTATGAGTAGGAAAGGCTATAAGAGTCAGTGTGGTACGCCTGGCTCGAGGATGGATAGAGAGAACTAGAGTCATagcatcaaagatttagagccagaagggaccttagtggttcTTAGAGTACAAACTcagtcactttacagatgaggacactgagacccagaaaggttaaatactttgcccaaggtaacacaggtattAATAGCGGAGTTAAGATTTGGGCCTTGATTCCTaatcagcactctttctactttaCCAAAGTTGCATCTCTTATAGACGCcggctctgtgaccatgggccaaTTGCTTATCTTTGGAGTGCCCCAGACTCTAGAAGTTATAGAGAAGACACTGttttgcattggtggaaggagtttccaaaTCAAGCATTCCCCATGCCACTGAAGTCAGGGGCCAGaccaaagaaacaaatcaaaaagcTGGCTCATTTCTGGTCTCTAGTTATCTGAATCTATGGAAGCATCTTCCTCACTACAGGTATGGcatatggatgaaatcacaggcctagatTAAAAGGTTCAAAAGGCTAGGGCCTTCCTTGAGCTCTCTAAAATGATAGTTGGTCAAATGAAATCTTTGAAGGtttctctaaagtcctttttcTTAGGTCCCTTTCAGGGCTAAATCCTGCTATCTCTGTGCTTTCTCCCTGCATTCCCATCTATTTTTAGAAGCAAATCTGTGATTTTTAAACCTGTGTTCttgtttgttgttatttctcTGGGGCAGGCTCCCACAACAGGGGCTGAAAGTGCTGGTGTTTGACAGTAGCAACAACAAAGTTAATGAAGAAGGAGATATCAGTTTGccgaaaaggaaaaatgattaaCTACCTTGCATACTTTTACAAAATAACTGTTCTGCTCACAGACTGTGCCAAGGGTGGAAGACTCATGCTGCAGGCCAAAAGTGCCTCTTAAGTCTTCCAGGGTCATCCTGTGAGCAACAATTTACCTGAACGCTTTCTCCCCTTTTCAATAGTCAATATATGCTTCAaggtgtgttttgttttctttgggggggggggtggcaaggGAGGAATAATGACACGGTACTTATTTCTAGATTAAACAAAGGCAGATGTCCAATATGTGCCTTTATAAAGGGAatggacttttaaaattttttaaaggaatgattCTACGCATAAGATCATAACGTTTAGACTTAgcacctagtccaaccttcttattttatagatgaaaaaactgaggcacagatatgTTAAATGACTTTAAGTCTGaaacttttcttttacttttctgggAGAGTCTAGTATTCCTCTGGAAAATGTCTCCCTCTTCAGTTCCCCCATTCCCATATCCGAGCTGCCTCCCTCCAAACAGGAAAAATACCACATCATGGAAAGCTGGCCAAAcgtctccctcttcccccactccatcCCCAACAAAAGGGTGTGGCCTGTGGTTCTCTTGTGAACCACGTTTTATGATACATATGATTCAGACCACCGTTAAACATCAAGGCATTTATTTTGATAACTCTCTCAACAGTAAATGCTTGTGGGTTGTTTCTTAGGGCCATTCCCGTGTAGGTGGGGCAGGAGTCCTTGGACTAGTGGGATGATGTTCACAGGGCCATGGATGCCCGGAACTTCTGGGTGAGACAGAATACAGCTGCCGTGAGGGCCGTGCACTGGCGTGCTAATAGTTTCACACTTAAATCTCGGTAGCCTCTCTCACAGGTCAGCTTTGCCGCCTGCACAAACTGATAGTAGGCACAAACAACGTCTTTGAGGTTCACCATTACATCTCTGTGTGTCCTCACGCAGCGGCCACAGTTTGTGAACTGGAAGCACAAGCCCACCAGCTGGATGAGGTTTCGGAAAGTCTCTTGCACCGCACTCTGCATTTCTTCGGGGGACTGGTTGATTTTAATCACATGCTGACAGCTAGACATGAGCTTCTGGGATCCTGTACAGAGACAATTCCTGTTTTCAGAAAAGTACCAGGCACATTTGTCTTGGGGGTGTTTGTTCCCATTTCCCCCAAACTGTTCTAAAATATCCTGTAATTCTACCACATGATCCAGGAGCTGGCAAAAGCCATCTGGGGATTTGCATAGTCCAGCTTTCAACTGCTTTACGATTTTGGTGTAATACTCGGACCAGAGGCAGTTATTCCTTAGATGGGGCTcgctgctgctgcagctgttgCTTCTGGTGAGCTCGGGTCTCCAATGGGCAGAATACTGGCTTCCTGAGGAAGGGGGAGTGGTGAGTGGGGCTGAGGAGAGGGTCGTTTCCAAATCAGAGTTCTCATCATCCATGTCAGGGTCCGAGCCACGAAAACAAGTGGCGTAAGACAACTGACAGCTACATTGTTCCATCCCGATTTTGGGTGAGATCACGTCTTTCATCCCTGCAAAATCCAAAGAACGATCTGACCTGCGATTTGTGGAAACATTAGGATTGTTTTTATGGACCAAACACAGGAGAGGCTTCTTTGAAGAAGGAGGCACGATACTAAagctttccttttccatttctaagaTATCACCACGCGCAGAGGGGAAGTAGTTGGGACACTTCAGTTTCTTTAGGTTGTGATCTGTTCCCTGCCTGAAAGCATCTCCCAGGTGACATGAAGGTGGATTCTGTGGGATTTGCCCCTGGTTAAAATCCACAGGTAGGAGAGTGACACTAGCGGGCGCCTTTCCCCTCATTTCATCGTCAAGGTGTTCGGGTACAGAACTCCCTTCAAGAAATGTCTGCAAGCCTAATGGGATGGACAGGTGCCCATTGAAGGCACCAGAGTCTAAATGCTTCTCTGACAATAGTAACTGCTGCTCTGGGGGAAGGCTGGTTTGGCCTATACTAACTAGGAGGGCTGTTTCTCTGCCGCCTCCTTGCATATGCCATAGTGGTGCCTCATTAGTCTTTGTTCCAAGTGTCTGCCACTTGGAGAGAGGAGCTATCTCACCTGATAGACCATTGAGCTCAAAAGGCAGCCTCACGTTGGCTAAGGACTTTTTGCTTGTATCATCAATCAGGCCTTCATCCAGATCTTTCCTGGGTTCTTCCTGAAATGAAATGCCACTGTTCCGGTTGATGTCACAAATAGAAAAACCTGTTTCTTTGCTGCCTCCGAAAGAAGTTTGCACGAGTCGTTCCCCTACTTGGTCTTTGATAGCAGAAAAAGGTACCTCCCCTCCTGaatttttagcacattcactgTTTCTGGATTGGTCCcctgaagaaaacaaaggctcTAAGCATTTTTGGATTGTCTCCTGTATTGGGTTTTCGAACAGATGCCTGAATCTTATTTCAAATTGTGGTTCTGCATCCACCCCTGGGATTTCTTGTTGCTCTGGGCTGACCGTCAAAGAGTCTTTGGTTGCTGGGGGGATGTTACAGGAGTCCAAGGGGCAGTTTTGAGTCTCTGCCTCTTGGTCTTTGCAAACTCTGACATTTCCATCTTGAAGCTGAAAGTTTTTTTCAGAAGTATCTGACTGGTCATTTTGTTCGGACAAACCTGAAGACAGATGATGGGGGATGCTGCTTGGAGTGCTGTTCGAGGCCAAAGGGGCGATGCtagaattttctttattttctgggTCAATCCTGAGGCGAACTGCTGAaatggaagaaacaaaggaatcGATGACGGATTTGGTTTCCATTGTTTCGGGCTCCATTTCCATTACATTTGAGGAGTGGTTTTTACTCTTGGCTTCCCTGGGGGGAGTCAATAGTCCAAGGGCCTTGGTTTCAAGAAGACCGGGCTCTCCTTGCGTGTCTTGTAAGGATGACACAGTTGGTGAGTGAGAGACAAAGGAGAGGTAGGGCTCCCTTTCATAGTAGCACATGTGGTCTACACTTTCCAGGGAATAGGATGGAGCCAAAGGAAAGGTAACCTGAGATGTATAGTCAGTCTGTAAGAAAGACCTTCTTTTTCTTAGAGTCTTGGCATACTTCTTCACCCCCACTCTTCTGCTGTGCTCTCTTTTATGCGGTCTTGGAGTCAGGCCTTCCTCtgagctctctctttttttaactttagacCCCAGATCACTCCATTCCTCAGAAGGGACCATGCTATGAtctagatataaagaaaggaagaaaagaacaagacAAAGTTATACATTGCACATGATGTACCAGAACAACAACGGTTACAATAAAGCTGTAGTCTCAGCACTACAGATAAGATTTTTGGTCATTCTCAGTAAGTATCCTTGTATGGCAAAGTCAGATCACCTAACTTGTTAATGCCCAATCTCTAGTACATCATTCTGCCTTCCCTAGCTATGTAAACTTCTGACCTCTTTAAAGGATGATATTTTTTCCCTCCATGTACATCTTTAATGTTTAACAAGTTTTTGTGTTCTACGTTCATGTgctattttaaactttaattcttaattttattttattatttaaaataattttatttaaatttaattcatttaatataatttaatttaattatttttttgtgtgtatgtgtgtatatgaacatTCTGGAAGAATCTTTATATCACTTGAGAATATGtggtgtatgtgcatatgtatatatctctgtgtgcCCTTGGGATAGAGGAGAGTTATGGGCAAGGAGATACAGGATCT from Trichosurus vulpecula isolate mTriVul1 chromosome 1, mTriVul1.pri, whole genome shotgun sequence includes:
- the FRMPD1 gene encoding FERM and PDZ domain-containing protein 1 isoform X1, which encodes MEDLENNLLQTRKAHRIEQMVARWLRRSRDNSPRRRISLPDNSSGGLTQTLTSVKHTVKIDRDVFLGDYGFHISQSLPLSISSVITGSTADGKLLPGDQILRMNNQSVEDLSYEQALDVLRETEDSLSVTVARCTSGVPKSSFLTEEKRARLKTNPVKVHFAEEVLVNGHSQGNALLCMPNVLKVYLENGQTKAFKFEKNTTVKDIILTVKEKLSIRSIDHFALALEEQYNISKLHLLHEDEFIEQVVQRKESHDYRCLFRLCFVPKDPLDLLKEDPVAFEYLYLQSCSDVLQERFAVEMKCSSALRLAALHIQERIYACAQPQKISLKYIEKDWGIENFISPTLLRNMRGKDIKKAISFHMKRNQSLLEPRQKQLISAAQLRLNYLQILGELKTYGGKIFNATLMLQDRESYIALLVGAKYGISQIINSKLNIMSTLAEFANISQVELMEESEKVSMVKIYLQDVKLLTLLLESNSAKDLACLIAGYYRLFVDSTASIFLWGRNKAVHRISAEEGYESRACSDSEESSEVDSSLEFLSDRHPVKFDHITPLCEEEEEGTCSEQKDESVTPTEAEKSTCNGVSSITDTTSEGSDSANTESRGCKTSGSSDSMDALEEDDLDACSASRPEFFHFHTPNFKEGLDKNNLPSSLGIKEERGQTETNGFLCLLELSQRANTELQKTEFSNYPSDLKSSPGNELNASTVDPRLYDSSSMEYYSLCSNVSPASILSNSSESSSSRNGPCQPVQEGKVRKAISASTVESFLLNPFPSFEDTSSDDEFYDAADKLTPSDSLSDHSMVPSEEWSDLGSKVKKRESSEEGLTPRPHKREHSRRVGVKKYAKTLRKRRSFLQTDYTSQVTFPLAPSYSLESVDHMCYYEREPYLSFVSHSPTVSSLQDTQGEPGLLETKALGLLTPPREAKSKNHSSNVMEMEPETMETKSVIDSFVSSISAVRLRIDPENKENSSIAPLASNSTPSSIPHHLSSGLSEQNDQSDTSEKNFQLQDGNVRVCKDQEAETQNCPLDSCNIPPATKDSLTVSPEQQEIPGVDAEPQFEIRFRHLFENPIQETIQKCLEPLFSSGDQSRNSECAKNSGGEVPFSAIKDQVGERLVQTSFGGSKETGFSICDINRNSGISFQEEPRKDLDEGLIDDTSKKSLANVRLPFELNGLSGEIAPLSKWQTLGTKTNEAPLWHMQGGGRETALLVSIGQTSLPPEQQLLLSEKHLDSGAFNGHLSIPLGLQTFLEGSSVPEHLDDEMRGKAPASVTLLPVDFNQGQIPQNPPSCHLGDAFRQGTDHNLKKLKCPNYFPSARGDILEMEKESFSIVPPSSKKPLLCLVHKNNPNVSTNRRSDRSLDFAGMKDVISPKIGMEQCSCQLSYATCFRGSDPDMDDENSDLETTLSSAPLTTPPSSGSQYSAHWRPELTRSNSCSSSEPHLRNNCLWSEYYTKIVKQLKAGLCKSPDGFCQLLDHVVELQDILEQFGGNGNKHPQDKCAWYFSENRNCLCTGSQKLMSSCQHVIKINQSPEEMQSAVQETFRNLIQLVGLCFQFTNCGRCVRTHRDVMVNLKDVVCAYYQFVQAAKLTCERGYRDLSVKLLARQCTALTAAVFCLTQKFRASMAL
- the FRMPD1 gene encoding FERM and PDZ domain-containing protein 1 isoform X2; this translates as MKCSSALRLAALHIQERIYACAQPQKISLKYIEKDWGIENFISPTLLRNMRGKDIKKAISFHMKRNQSLLEPRQKQLISAAQLRLNYLQILGELKTYGGKIFNATLMLQDRESYIALLVGAKYGISQIINSKLNIMSTLAEFANISQVELMEESEKVSMVKIYLQDVKVTKLLTLLLESNSAKDLACLIAGYYRLFVDSTASIFLWGRNKAVHRISAEEGYESRACSDSEESSEVDSSLEFLSDRHPVKFDHITPLCEEEEEGTCSEQKDESVTPTEAEKSTCNGVSSITDTTSEGSDSANTESRGCKTSGSSDSMDALEEDDLDACSASRPEFFHFHTPNFKEGLDKNNLPSSLGIKEERGQTETNGFLCLLELSQRANTELQKTEFSNYPSDLKSSPGNELNASTVDPRLYDSSSMEYYSLCSNVSPASILSNSSESSSSRNGPCQPVQEGKVRKAISASTVESFLLNPFPSFEDTSSDDEFYDAADKLTPSDSLSDHSMVPSEEWSDLGSKVKKRESSEEGLTPRPHKREHSRRVGVKKYAKTLRKRRSFLQTDYTSQVTFPLAPSYSLESVDHMCYYEREPYLSFVSHSPTVSSLQDTQGEPGLLETKALGLLTPPREAKSKNHSSNVMEMEPETMETKSVIDSFVSSISAVRLRIDPENKENSSIAPLASNSTPSSIPHHLSSGLSEQNDQSDTSEKNFQLQDGNVRVCKDQEAETQNCPLDSCNIPPATKDSLTVSPEQQEIPGVDAEPQFEIRFRHLFENPIQETIQKCLEPLFSSGDQSRNSECAKNSGGEVPFSAIKDQVGERLVQTSFGGSKETGFSICDINRNSGISFQEEPRKDLDEGLIDDTSKKSLANVRLPFELNGLSGEIAPLSKWQTLGTKTNEAPLWHMQGGGRETALLVSIGQTSLPPEQQLLLSEKHLDSGAFNGHLSIPLGLQTFLEGSSVPEHLDDEMRGKAPASVTLLPVDFNQGQIPQNPPSCHLGDAFRQGTDHNLKKLKCPNYFPSARGDILEMEKESFSIVPPSSKKPLLCLVHKNNPNVSTNRRSDRSLDFAGMKDVISPKIGMEQCSCQLSYATCFRGSDPDMDDENSDLETTLSSAPLTTPPSSGSQYSAHWRPELTRSNSCSSSEPHLRNNCLWSEYYTKIVKQLKAGLCKSPDGFCQLLDHVVELQDILEQFGGNGNKHPQDKCAWYFSENRNCLCTGSQKLMSSCQHVIKINQSPEEMQSAVQETFRNLIQLVGLCFQFTNCGRCVRTHRDVMVNLKDVVCAYYQFVQAAKLTCERGYRDLSVKLLARQCTALTAAVFCLTQKFRASMAL